The following are encoded together in the Methylomonas methanica MC09 genome:
- a CDS encoding GTPase family protein, whose product MSSKFPQSDWINRILTPKVSDSQLHEKLVEARLHMPVPVFWLLGKTQSGKSSVVQALTGSSRIEIGQGFRPCTRQSFVFDFPDAETAFVRFLDTRGLGEAGYDPAEDMSWCQSQAHLLMVVVKAMDHELDGVLSAVRAIRLTHPDWPLLVIQTCLHEGYPHKTTDHVLPYPYADDRFAGNCPPDLTRSLNVQRQHFKDLKARFVAVDLTQAEDGYIPIHYGLDALWSAIESALPTGLRQILLQNQAQSDQLNDVYAQHAYPHVLGYAISCGLLAMTPVPAASVPLVIAAQGKLFQSIASIYGLTLTRRSVYEVASAVGIGGLSFGIGVRELAKFVPGWGSLIAGLSTAAITYALGMTLCYYYAQTQQGHAFSPEMLKAVYDEQLQRGRELLKERFSKDVQS is encoded by the coding sequence ATGAGTTCTAAATTTCCGCAGAGTGACTGGATTAATCGCATTCTGACGCCCAAAGTATCCGACAGCCAGTTGCATGAAAAACTGGTGGAAGCGCGTCTGCATATGCCCGTCCCGGTATTTTGGCTATTGGGTAAAACCCAAAGCGGTAAGTCCTCTGTCGTTCAAGCCTTAACCGGTTCCAGTCGCATCGAAATTGGGCAAGGATTCCGCCCGTGCACTCGGCAGTCTTTTGTTTTCGATTTTCCCGACGCGGAAACAGCCTTCGTACGTTTTTTGGATACCCGTGGACTGGGTGAAGCCGGCTACGATCCCGCCGAAGACATGTCCTGGTGTCAAAGCCAAGCGCATTTACTGATGGTGGTGGTTAAAGCCATGGACCACGAATTGGACGGTGTATTATCGGCGGTTCGCGCGATTCGGCTTACGCACCCCGATTGGCCCTTGCTGGTGATACAGACCTGCTTGCATGAAGGCTATCCGCATAAAACCACGGATCATGTGCTGCCGTATCCCTATGCCGACGATCGATTTGCCGGCAATTGCCCGCCTGATTTGACCCGCTCATTAAATGTACAACGACAACATTTTAAAGATTTGAAAGCCCGGTTTGTGGCGGTGGATTTGACGCAGGCAGAAGACGGTTATATTCCAATCCATTACGGTCTCGATGCGTTGTGGTCGGCCATAGAATCAGCCTTGCCGACCGGATTGCGGCAGATATTGTTGCAAAACCAGGCGCAAAGCGATCAGCTCAACGATGTTTATGCGCAACATGCCTATCCGCATGTGCTCGGATACGCCATCTCCTGCGGACTGTTGGCTATGACGCCCGTGCCCGCCGCCAGTGTGCCGTTGGTAATTGCCGCGCAAGGCAAGTTGTTCCAAAGCATCGCGTCAATTTACGGTTTAACGCTGACACGGCGCAGTGTTTACGAAGTGGCCAGCGCGGTCGGCATCGGCGGCCTGAGTTTTGGGATAGGCGTACGTGAACTGGCTAAATTTGTACCCGGCTGGGGTTCATTGATTGCCGGCCTATCCACAGCCGCAATCACTTATGCCTTGGGCATGACGCTTTGTTATTACTACGCGCAAACCCAGCAAGGTCATGCCTTCTCCCCGGAAATGCTGAAGGCGGTCTATGACGAACAGTTACAACGCGGCCGGGAATTACTGAAAGAACGGTTCAGCAAGGATGTTCAATCATGA